From the Manihot esculenta cultivar AM560-2 chromosome 3, M.esculenta_v8, whole genome shotgun sequence genome, one window contains:
- the LOC110612259 gene encoding guanine nucleotide-binding protein subunit gamma 3 isoform X1, whose amino-acid sequence MAETCRVLAAAASKSRCSTSVPSLPPPFPKSPPEYPDLYGKRKEIVKVQMLDREIGFLEEELKSVDSLQPASRCCKEYVGFCICLCFAKLLIHQNIVVTDYVVANPDPLIPTNRKNRRSCRFWKWLCGIPCFNFSWICCCCYTGCSFHIHLPRCCDCNCDCDPCGLCNCCSCTRCPAPKCHCCSCSSCFPCHCHCPCSCSCPKSSCCRNISCCSNCCTCRFPSCPDCSCCRFSCPDCSCCRCSCPDCSNCSCCTWFCCCPRWSCSAPRCPKGPKCPEVRLCSNCTKNCCNPCCLFF is encoded by the exons ATGGCTGAAACTTGTAGAGTGTTAGCTGCTGCTGCTTCTAAGTCGCGTTGTTCTACCTCTGTTCCGTCGTTGCCGCCTCCTTTTCCAAAGTCTCCGCCGGAGTACCCGGATTTGTATGGCAAGCGAAAGGAAATTGTTAAAGTACAGATGCTTGATAGAGAAATCGGTTTTCTTGAG GAGGAACTAAAATCTGTTGACAGCCTCCAGCCTGCATCCAGATGCTGCAAAGAGTATGTTGGCTTTTGCATTTGCCTTTGCTTTGCAAAGCTTCTAATCCATCAAAACATTGT GGTCACTGACTATGTTGTTGCAAATCCAGATCCCTTAATACCAAC aaACCGAAAGAATCGAAGGTCTTGTCGATTCTGGAAGTGGCTATG TGGAATACCATGTTTTAATTTCTCATGGATTTGTTGTTGCTGCTATACGGGATGCTCGTTCCACATACACTTGCCTCGCTGCTGTGACTGCAACTGTGATTGTGACCCATGTGGCCTTTGTAACTGCTGTTCATGTACTCGTTGTCCAGCACCCAAGTGTCACTGTTGCTCTTGCAGTAGCTGTTTCCCTTGCCATTGCCATTGCCCTTGCTCTTGCTCCTGCCCTAAATCCAGTTGTTGTAGAAACATTTCATGCTGCAGTAACTGCTGCACATGTCGATTTCCTTCATGCCCAGATTGCTCTTGCTGCAGATTTTCATGCCCAGATTGCTCTTGTTGCAGATGTTCATGCCCAGATTGCAGCAACTGCAGTTGCTGCACATGGTTCTGCTGTTGTCCTAGGTGGAGCTGCTCGGCTCCTAGATGTCCCAAAGGCCCCAAGTGTCCAGAGGTACGTCTTTGTTCCAATTGTACAAAAAACTGTTGTAATCCATGTTGTCTATTCTTTTAG
- the LOC110612259 gene encoding guanine nucleotide-binding protein subunit gamma 3 isoform X2, with the protein MAETCRVLAAAASKSRCSTSVPSLPPPFPKSPPEYPDLYGKRKEIVKVQMLDREIGFLEEELKSVDSLQPASRCCKEVTDYVVANPDPLIPTNRKNRRSCRFWKWLCGIPCFNFSWICCCCYTGCSFHIHLPRCCDCNCDCDPCGLCNCCSCTRCPAPKCHCCSCSSCFPCHCHCPCSCSCPKSSCCRNISCCSNCCTCRFPSCPDCSCCRFSCPDCSCCRCSCPDCSNCSCCTWFCCCPRWSCSAPRCPKGPKCPEVRLCSNCTKNCCNPCCLFF; encoded by the exons ATGGCTGAAACTTGTAGAGTGTTAGCTGCTGCTGCTTCTAAGTCGCGTTGTTCTACCTCTGTTCCGTCGTTGCCGCCTCCTTTTCCAAAGTCTCCGCCGGAGTACCCGGATTTGTATGGCAAGCGAAAGGAAATTGTTAAAGTACAGATGCTTGATAGAGAAATCGGTTTTCTTGAG GAGGAACTAAAATCTGTTGACAGCCTCCAGCCTGCATCCAGATGCTGCAAAGA GGTCACTGACTATGTTGTTGCAAATCCAGATCCCTTAATACCAAC aaACCGAAAGAATCGAAGGTCTTGTCGATTCTGGAAGTGGCTATG TGGAATACCATGTTTTAATTTCTCATGGATTTGTTGTTGCTGCTATACGGGATGCTCGTTCCACATACACTTGCCTCGCTGCTGTGACTGCAACTGTGATTGTGACCCATGTGGCCTTTGTAACTGCTGTTCATGTACTCGTTGTCCAGCACCCAAGTGTCACTGTTGCTCTTGCAGTAGCTGTTTCCCTTGCCATTGCCATTGCCCTTGCTCTTGCTCCTGCCCTAAATCCAGTTGTTGTAGAAACATTTCATGCTGCAGTAACTGCTGCACATGTCGATTTCCTTCATGCCCAGATTGCTCTTGCTGCAGATTTTCATGCCCAGATTGCTCTTGTTGCAGATGTTCATGCCCAGATTGCAGCAACTGCAGTTGCTGCACATGGTTCTGCTGTTGTCCTAGGTGGAGCTGCTCGGCTCCTAGATGTCCCAAAGGCCCCAAGTGTCCAGAGGTACGTCTTTGTTCCAATTGTACAAAAAACTGTTGTAATCCATGTTGTCTATTCTTTTAG